DNA sequence from the Stenotrophomonas sp. 24(2023) genome:
GCCATGAAGCTCCTGCACCTCGACGCCAGCGTTCTTGGCGAAAATTCGGTTTCCCGCCAGCTGTCGGCGGCCATCGTCGCAAATCTGGTTGAGACCGGCCAGAACGTCGATGTCAGCTACCGCGACCTGGACCACAACCCGATTCCGCACCTGCGCAGCACCTCGCTGGCCCAGGCCGACGCGGCCGAAGCCACCGACGCTGAAGCCGTGATGCAGCAGTTCCTGGCGGCGGATGTCGTGGTCATCGGCGCGCCGATGTACAACTTCAGCATTCCCTCCACGCTCAAGGCCTGGATCGACCGCGTCGCCGTGGCCGGCCGCACCTTCAAGTACACCGAGAACGGCCCGGTGGGCCTGGCCGGCGGCAAGCGCGTGATCATCGCCAGCTCGCGTGGTGGCATCTACACCGATTCGCCGGCGGACTTCCAGGAACCCTTCCTGCGCCAGGTGTTCGGCTTCATGGGCATCAACAACGTCGAATTCGTGCGCGCTGAAGGCCTGGCCTATTCGCCCAAGCACCGCGAAGACGCGATCA
Encoded proteins:
- a CDS encoding NAD(P)H-dependent oxidoreductase, which produces MKLLHLDASVLGENSVSRQLSAAIVANLVETGQNVDVSYRDLDHNPIPHLRSTSLAQADAAEATDAEAVMQQFLAADVVVIGAPMYNFSIPSTLKAWIDRVAVAGRTFKYTENGPVGLAGGKRVIIASSRGGIYTDSPADFQEPFLRQVFGFMGINNVEFVRAEGLAYSPKHREDAITGALASLPSAALAVAA